From a region of the Eulemur rufifrons isolate Redbay chromosome 7, OSU_ERuf_1, whole genome shotgun sequence genome:
- the RGS3 gene encoding regulator of G-protein signaling 3 isoform X8 has translation MLRGMYLTRNGNLQRRHTMKEAKDMKNKLGIFRRRNESPGAPPGGKADKMMKSFKPTSEEALKWGESLEKLLLHKYGLAVFQAFLRTEFSEENLEFWLACEDFKKVKSQSKMAAKAKKIFAEYIAIQACKEVNLDSYTREHTKDNLQSVTRGCFDLAQKRIFGLMEKDSYPRFLRSDLYLDLINQKKMSPPL, from the exons ATGCTCCGAGGCATGTACCTCACTCGCAACGGGAACCTACAGAGGCGACACACGATGAAGGA AGCCAAGGACATGAAGAACAAGCTGGGCATCTTCAGACGGCGCAACGAGTCCCCTGGGGCCCCTCCCGGGGGCAAGGCAGACAAAATGATGAAGTCGTTCAA GCCCACCTCAGAGGAAGCCCTCAAGTGGGGCGAGTCCTTGGAGAAGCTGCTGCTTCACAAAT ATGGGTTAGCAGTGTTCCAGGCCTTCCTTCGCACCGAGTTTAGTGaggagaacctggagttctggcTGGCTTGTGAGGACTTCAAGAAGGTCAAGTCGCAGTCCAAGATGGCAGCCAAAGCCAAGAAGATCTTTGCTGAGTACATCGCGATCCAGGCGTGCAAAGAG GTAAACCTGGACTCGTACACACGGGAGCACACCAAGGACAACCTGCAGAGCGTCACGCGGGGCTGCTTCGACCTGGCACAGAAGCGCATCTTCGGGCTCATGGAAAAGGACTCGTACCCTCGCTTTCTCCGCTCTGACCTCTACCTAGACCTTATTAACCAGAAGAAGATGAGTCCCCCACTTTAG
- the RGS3 gene encoding regulator of G-protein signaling 3 isoform X7: MKNKLGIFRRRNESPGAPPGGKADKMMKSFKPTSEEALKWGESLEKLLLHKYGLAVFQAFLRTEFSEENLEFWLACEDFKKVKSQSKMAAKAKKIFAEYIAIQACKEVNLDSYTREHTKDNLQSVTRGCFDLAQKRIFGLMEKDSYPRFLRSDLYLDLINQKKMSPPL, encoded by the exons ATGAAGAACAAGCTGGGCATCTTCAGACGGCGCAACGAGTCCCCTGGGGCCCCTCCCGGGGGCAAGGCAGACAAAATGATGAAGTCGTTCAA GCCCACCTCAGAGGAAGCCCTCAAGTGGGGCGAGTCCTTGGAGAAGCTGCTGCTTCACAAAT ATGGGTTAGCAGTGTTCCAGGCCTTCCTTCGCACCGAGTTTAGTGaggagaacctggagttctggcTGGCTTGTGAGGACTTCAAGAAGGTCAAGTCGCAGTCCAAGATGGCAGCCAAAGCCAAGAAGATCTTTGCTGAGTACATCGCGATCCAGGCGTGCAAAGAG GTAAACCTGGACTCGTACACACGGGAGCACACCAAGGACAACCTGCAGAGCGTCACGCGGGGCTGCTTCGACCTGGCACAGAAGCGCATCTTCGGGCTCATGGAAAAGGACTCGTACCCTCGCTTTCTCCGCTCTGACCTCTACCTAGACCTTATTAACCAGAAGAAGATGAGTCCCCCACTTTAG